From the Cololabis saira isolate AMF1-May2022 chromosome 13, fColSai1.1, whole genome shotgun sequence genome, the window TACAAGTTGGGGTCCGTAAATGCCAAGGTCGAGACTGCTCCCGTCATTTCCCCCCGTCCAGCTCAGCAGGCTTTTGTTAAGTCAGTCGGCATCTCTGCCGTGGACATGCGGTACTGGATCTTGGTGTTCGTGATGGCGCCGTGCTTCTGTCGGAGGTGCAGTCGGAGCTGACTTTTGTGGCGGAAATGCAGGTTGCATTTTTCACACTGAAAGAGAAGAGAGGGGCAGGGTTAGGCTCGGGTCAGGCCGGCGGAGGGTTTACGTCAGCAGGAATCGACTTTACAAAAACGTACATGGTAGGGCTTCTCTCCCGTGTGAATGCGGAGGTGGCTCTTCAGCGTCTGGAGGTGGCGGAAGCGCGTTCCACAGATCTCACACGGGtacggcttctcgcccgtgtggatcAACACGTGGGCGCGGAGATGAGCAACCTGGTGAAACAAAGACCCGGTGAATTCAAATGTTCCGACAGACGATAACAGTATCAAAGTAAAGAAAACTTTTACACAGACTCACAAAACTATTATACAAAAATACTAATACATCTAACTTAGGCTACGATAATAAACGTGTAACACTTCCTCGTACACAGAAGAGGTCTTACCTGCACAAACCGAGCGCCACATGTCTCACATTTGTATGGCTTCTCTCCTGAGTGGATGCGAGTGTGAGTCTTGAGGTTAGCTGGTCGGTTAAACTGAGCACCACAGATATTACAGCGATACGGCTTCTctcctaaaaaaaaataatcaggaaATCCCACGTTACACCTCTGCATCAGAGACAACCAAGCTGGAGAGGCGGTGAATGAGCCGGCGGCTCTCGCATACCTGTGTGGACAGTCTTGTGGCTGGCCAGGTTGCCCTTGTACCGGAACGCAGCCTGGCAGCGGTCACACTTGTATGGCTTGTCACTGTGCACCTGAAGCATGTGTTGTTTCAGAGCCTCGTCCTCGGCGAACTTGGAGTCGCACTCGTTGCAGAAGAACGTACCGTTTTCTGcccgggggggagggggggaataAAGAAACAACGGTGGAAATGTTAAAGGCTGATCCACTGAGGGAATTTCTGACGTGgcaggaaagaaagaaacaagcaCACAAAACGTACCACAACTGGAGTCTGAATACTCTGAGTGCAGCTCGGCCATGTCCTCGGACAGGCGGGACCGGGAGGAGTTGGGACAGCCCTCGGAGCGGTGTGGGGACCGCGAGCCACACGTGGAGCAGCTCAGACGGTTCAGGTAGTGTGGAGGGTGGGCCTCGCCGTTCCTCAGTGACCCCTCAAGAGTACTGTAGGGAGAAGTTTAAGGTCATTTAAACAGCCATCATTTTAACTCTTGAGCCTGACATTCACAGCAGCAAATTTTAACTCAGTGCtggtttgttttggtcataAATGCATTAAtgaaatggctgtttgacaTGCTCGTTAGCTTTTTTGTATTAATTATTTTGAAATAACATATCCAGCAATGTATCTTGAAGGAAGCTgacctgttgatgatgttgttGAGACGGCTGGCCTGCGGCACGGGCAGGTCCTCGCTGTGGTCGCTGCTCTTGCTCGTGGTCTGGGGGTCGAGGTTCTCCGAGTCGCTGGGGTGCAGGTAGGGCTGCAGGCCGAGGCGCTGAGGCGAGCGCAGCCCGGGATCCCTCAggcccacctcctcctccttggcGCTCTGGTTCAGCACGATGAACTTGTACTTCTTCCAGTTGCGAGCTTTGGGGTCCGGCGTCCCCTGCTGGGCCTGCACCCCGCTGGCCTGGGAGAGGCCGGCGTTCTTGCTGCTGCTGGACTCCGTCGGGGAGTTGGGCTGGCAGTCAGACTTGAGCGGGCTCTGCGGGCTACTCACGAGGCTCTTGCGTCCGGCGGAGGAGATGCCCAGGGGATAGTGCTGGTGGATGAGGTCTTCCTCCACCTGAGGAGCGTGCTCCTTGCCAGACTCTCTCTGTTGCTCCAGGGCCAACACGGGAAACGCACGCTTCCTGGACCCGAGCCCCACGGCCTGGGGGACGCTCTCATGGCTCTCCTTCCTCATGTCGTCGTCTCTCCCTACTTCCCTGGAAGCGTAAGTGGTGGAGTGGAtgatgctggaggagctgctgccgaACGCCCGGCTGTACTCGGCCCTGATGTTGCTGTCGTGGGGGGAACAGTTCTTGTGGTGGATGCCGCTCTTTGAGAAGTCAGCAAAAGCGTTTTTGGTGTCGGTCAGCTTGCAGAGAGGGAAGGGGAATCCTGGCATGGGAAACTGCCCGTAGAGGTGGTAGTTACCGGGGGTACTGACCCCGCCGAACAAGTTTGTGCCGTAGGGCCTTCCGTCCCTGAACGGAGCTAAGCGGCCGTGCAAACTGTCAACAACATCGTGGGGCCGGTACGCGTGAACATCCTGAGGTAAAACCAAGGGACTGATCAGGAATTCATCTCTTGGTAGCTTAGCTGCTGGATCACTGCGGAGGGAAGGAGAGCGTTAGAAACGCACGGATAATCACAGATCTGTACTGAGGTCTGACGGAGAGTTCTACCAACCTAGATTTGATGAATCTCTGGCAGGTGTCCACAACATGGTCCATCTGCAAGTAGATGGCTGTATTCATGATAGCCATGATCAGGCTTTCCTTTAGTGTGAGTCGGGAGGTGTACATAAACTCCAGCAGGATGGCAAAGCCTTCTGGGTCCACCTTTGGGTCCAGACTGATGGCATTAAGGTTGCACTTGTGGGAGTCAGTAAAGATGGTGTAGAAGAGCCCACTGCAACcaggaaaaaacataaaaacagacaCATGAGCATACAAAGATCAGTCTACACATCttcaaaaaagcagaaaagaaaCAGCTGTGAACTTGGAGAACGTGTCACACCTGCAAGCCATGAGAACAGTCTTGTGTGCACGAAACTGCTGCCTGTTAACCAGGATGGTCACGTCTGTGAGGATGTCTCTGCTGCGCAGCCGATTCAGGTTGAGCAGAACATCACTGGCATGGCGCGTGAATTGTATGCAGCTGTCTGCTGCGCAAGCCATTTTGTCAAGTTCTGCAAACGGAAAACACAAACCCCTCAGATTAGTTTTCCTTTTTACTAGAAACACAACAATCATTTCTGTGTGCAACAACAATCATCTGCTAGTTTTAACAGCACGGTGCAGATCTCGGATAAATTAAATGCACTGAAGTAAAGTAAATTCCACCAAGGAGGTGAtttggagaaagaaaaaaaagagagagagaaagaagacaGTTCGCCAGAAGGCGGCGCCATTTATTAAACAAACAACCTCTAGACATTTAAATTTCTCCATTCAGAATCAATTTTCTCCCTCTTACTTTGTCTTTCTGAGAGTGGTTGACAGCTTCATGCAACAAATGAGgttaatattacattatttataagaataaaaaaaacaacaacacagcaCTTCTAATACGAACTGACAGTTTCTTCTGCATATAAATATGTAATAACTTCTTAAATGCAGAACTCTATAGTttagaatcgatttttttttttttttttaaataacagcaTTTCTTAAGTGATGATTAAGAGATtgcatgaataaaaacaaagaaaacaccaCCAAACAAAAGCACACAGCCCGTTCATTTCTGCGAtggttctgcagcagaggaaagtTTGGTGTCTCCTGCACCGCGACCTCGGCTCCTCTCAGCTCTCAGAATGAGGGGGAATCATTTCCGCCAGCAGCTGCTTGATAACTTCCCCCCCGTCTTTAGCGCAGACACCTAAAACCCTCATTTTCACTTCAACCGCAAGATGTCATTGCCCTGACAGAAATCTCCCCAACAACCCGGGCAGGTGACAAGTTTCTGAGTAACAGTTTGCTGGAGTCCAGCGCGGCTGCTCGCTTTTTCCTGCACATGCATTTCTGCCTCAATCTGCTTTATGTAAAAACTAATAGTGAATTAACCAGAGGCAGAAGTGGCGTTAAAAACCCCCAGACGGATTTATGACGGCTCTGCAACTGGACCCGTCCGTAAATAGACCCGGGACACCTGAAACGGACCGGTGATAAATAAGAGCCGCCCTGGTTAATATTTTTACTTCACTTTTAAAGAGTCTTTCATTCACAGCCTTTTAACTAGGGTCGTCCTGGAGCCCACGTTTAAAATGACAATTCACAATTTACTCAAGTTTATAAATCATAACATTTAGTGTGTTTCTTTTCCTGCGCCCTGATTATAAACAGTTTTCCACCTTTTTCCATCAACAAACACCTCATCGAAACTGGTCTGTGAGAGAGTTGCGCtgatacttttttctcgactgtTGCAGCGGAAAATTAAGAGACAACCTGCAGCCTGAACcgtggaaacacacacacacacacccgcacccctgcacacacacgcccgcacacacacgcccctcGGCGGCGTGTTTCCGCCGGTGTCCCGGTGCCGGGGCTCCGCTCCGGAGGATGCCATGCTGACAGCGGCTTCTCCCTAACACCTGAGCCGCCGAGCTGAC encodes:
- the bcl6aa gene encoding BCL6A transcription repressor a isoform X4 translates to MPHSFQHKKELDKMACAADSCIQFTRHASDVLLNLNRLRSRDILTDVTILVNRQQFRAHKTVLMACSGLFYTIFTDSHKCNLNAISLDPKVDPEGFAILLEFMYTSRLTLKESLIMAIMNTAIYLQMDHVVDTCQRFIKSSDPAAKLPRDEFLISPLVLPQDVHAYRPHDVVDSLHGRLAPFRDGRPYGTNLFGGVSTPGNYHLYGQFPMPGFPFPLCKLTDTKNAFADFSKSGIHHKNCSPHDSNIRAEYSRAFGSSSSSIIHSTTYASREVGRDDDMRKESHESVPQAVGLGSRKRAFPVLALEQQRESGKEHAPQVEEDLIHQHYPLGISSAGRKSLVSSPQSPLKSDCQPNSPTESSSSKNAGLSQASGVQAQQGTPDPKARNWKKYKFIVLNQSAKEEEVGLRDPGLRSPQRLGLQPYLHPSDSENLDPQTTSKSSDHSEDLPVPQASRLNNIINSTLEGSLRNGEAHPPHYLNRLSCSTCGSRSPHRSEGCPNSSRSRLSEDMAELHSEYSDSSCENGTFFCNECDSKFAEDEALKQHMLQVHSDKPYKCDRCQAAFRYKGNLASHKTVHTGEKPYRCNICGAQFNRPANLKTHTRIHSGEKPYKCETCGARFVQVAHLRAHVLIHTGEKPYPCEICGTRFRHLQTLKSHLRIHTGEKPYHCEKCNLHFRHKSQLRLHLRQKHGAITNTKIQYRMSTAEMPTDLTKAC
- the bcl6aa gene encoding BCL6A transcription repressor a isoform X2 produces the protein MLTKDTTNNAQQILLLCQGANGMRKDGVPVVWNHPKQGFQELDKMACAADSCIQFTRHASDVLLNLNRLRSRDILTDVTILVNRQQFRAHKTVLMACSGLFYTIFTDSHKCNLNAISLDPKVDPEGFAILLEFMYTSRLTLKESLIMAIMNTAIYLQMDHVVDTCQRFIKSSDPAAKLPRDEFLISPLVLPQDVHAYRPHDVVDSLHGRLAPFRDGRPYGTNLFGGVSTPGNYHLYGQFPMPGFPFPLCKLTDTKNAFADFSKSGIHHKNCSPHDSNIRAEYSRAFGSSSSSIIHSTTYASREVGRDDDMRKESHESVPQAVGLGSRKRAFPVLALEQQRESGKEHAPQVEEDLIHQHYPLGISSAGRKSLVSSPQSPLKSDCQPNSPTESSSSKNAGLSQASGVQAQQGTPDPKARNWKKYKFIVLNQSAKEEEVGLRDPGLRSPQRLGLQPYLHPSDSENLDPQTTSKSSDHSEDLPVPQASRLNNIINSTLEGSLRNGEAHPPHYLNRLSCSTCGSRSPHRSEGCPNSSRSRLSEDMAELHSEYSDSSCENGTFFCNECDSKFAEDEALKQHMLQVHSDKPYKCDRCQAAFRYKGNLASHKTVHTGEKPYRCNICGAQFNRPANLKTHTRIHSGEKPYKCETCGARFVQVAHLRAHVLIHTGEKPYPCEICGTRFRHLQTLKSHLRIHTGEKPYHCEKCNLHFRHKSQLRLHLRQKHGAITNTKIQYRMSTAEMPTDLTKAC
- the bcl6aa gene encoding BCL6A transcription repressor a isoform X1; the protein is MPHSFQHKKAQQILLLCQGANGMRKDGVPVVWNHPKQGFQELDKMACAADSCIQFTRHASDVLLNLNRLRSRDILTDVTILVNRQQFRAHKTVLMACSGLFYTIFTDSHKCNLNAISLDPKVDPEGFAILLEFMYTSRLTLKESLIMAIMNTAIYLQMDHVVDTCQRFIKSSDPAAKLPRDEFLISPLVLPQDVHAYRPHDVVDSLHGRLAPFRDGRPYGTNLFGGVSTPGNYHLYGQFPMPGFPFPLCKLTDTKNAFADFSKSGIHHKNCSPHDSNIRAEYSRAFGSSSSSIIHSTTYASREVGRDDDMRKESHESVPQAVGLGSRKRAFPVLALEQQRESGKEHAPQVEEDLIHQHYPLGISSAGRKSLVSSPQSPLKSDCQPNSPTESSSSKNAGLSQASGVQAQQGTPDPKARNWKKYKFIVLNQSAKEEEVGLRDPGLRSPQRLGLQPYLHPSDSENLDPQTTSKSSDHSEDLPVPQASRLNNIINSTLEGSLRNGEAHPPHYLNRLSCSTCGSRSPHRSEGCPNSSRSRLSEDMAELHSEYSDSSCENGTFFCNECDSKFAEDEALKQHMLQVHSDKPYKCDRCQAAFRYKGNLASHKTVHTGEKPYRCNICGAQFNRPANLKTHTRIHSGEKPYKCETCGARFVQVAHLRAHVLIHTGEKPYPCEICGTRFRHLQTLKSHLRIHTGEKPYHCEKCNLHFRHKSQLRLHLRQKHGAITNTKIQYRMSTAEMPTDLTKAC
- the bcl6aa gene encoding BCL6A transcription repressor a isoform X3, with amino-acid sequence MQEVSRKALPELDKMACAADSCIQFTRHASDVLLNLNRLRSRDILTDVTILVNRQQFRAHKTVLMACSGLFYTIFTDSHKCNLNAISLDPKVDPEGFAILLEFMYTSRLTLKESLIMAIMNTAIYLQMDHVVDTCQRFIKSSDPAAKLPRDEFLISPLVLPQDVHAYRPHDVVDSLHGRLAPFRDGRPYGTNLFGGVSTPGNYHLYGQFPMPGFPFPLCKLTDTKNAFADFSKSGIHHKNCSPHDSNIRAEYSRAFGSSSSSIIHSTTYASREVGRDDDMRKESHESVPQAVGLGSRKRAFPVLALEQQRESGKEHAPQVEEDLIHQHYPLGISSAGRKSLVSSPQSPLKSDCQPNSPTESSSSKNAGLSQASGVQAQQGTPDPKARNWKKYKFIVLNQSAKEEEVGLRDPGLRSPQRLGLQPYLHPSDSENLDPQTTSKSSDHSEDLPVPQASRLNNIINSTLEGSLRNGEAHPPHYLNRLSCSTCGSRSPHRSEGCPNSSRSRLSEDMAELHSEYSDSSCENGTFFCNECDSKFAEDEALKQHMLQVHSDKPYKCDRCQAAFRYKGNLASHKTVHTGEKPYRCNICGAQFNRPANLKTHTRIHSGEKPYKCETCGARFVQVAHLRAHVLIHTGEKPYPCEICGTRFRHLQTLKSHLRIHTGEKPYHCEKCNLHFRHKSQLRLHLRQKHGAITNTKIQYRMSTAEMPTDLTKAC